The window GCTATAGAAAGCATGTCCAGAGCTGGGCAGTGAGGGTGGGCCCAGGCACAGCAGCCTCTGACCAGCCAGTCTACAGTTAAGGAGCCAGGGCAGGAAGGTGCAGCCCTTCAGCTCACAGCGCCACCCTGCAGGACAGCCAGGCCCCTAACTGCAGAGTGACTCGCTCCCTCAAGGGCTCCATGAGGCACCCAGCCTCTGCTGTGTCTCTGAAGCACAGGAGGGCTGTTTTGTCCTTACCTGTTGCTCTGTCTTAATTTGGGAGCAGAAAACTGAGAAGGCGTACCCACTGAATATTGTCATTATAACACTGAATGGAAATTATGATCCTGTCATGGGCTCTGAGCTGAGAGGATGCAAGAACTCACACTGGGCTTTCAGAGACGGGGAGGACGGGTGAGTGAGCATGCACATCTGAGGTGGGCAAGAAGGGAGTGCTTTCTCCAACCGACATGCTCTTATGGGCAAAGGAGTCTGGCCTAAAATACCTGAAAAGGGGGTTGGAGAATCAAGTTTTTACCCCTGTAACacacaacataaaaataaacGAGAACAAAAATCCAGTCTTGTTAGTAGATAGCTGAATTGCGATTAAAACCTGAAATGTTTCTGTGTAATTGTCAAAAGGCTGGAATGTATCTGGTACAGTTTAATCTGCTGTTGTTTCTTTGGCTGTCTTTCAGTTCGATCAACAGAAATGGTTTTTGACACTCTCAATCCTATTTCCCAGACCACTGAATTCCTGTCATTTTTAGGTTGGCTAGTTTTCCTTCATCAGAAAAATGACCCCAACGACCTTCCTACAAGTGAGGGTGTACTTCTGAATAGAAGAGTCCTTCGGCTGAGATGGCATCTCCGAGGCCCACAGTTCGAACAGGATCTTTACACACCAACACAGGTGTGAAGTGGAAGGACACACCCTCCCTGTGCCATGCAACCACTGGCTCACTTGGGTTTAACACAACCCTGGAGCCGGCCTCCAAACGGGAGGTCATGAACTCGTGGGGTGCCTTCAGAGACACTCGGCGGGTGTCTATGGTTTCCGTTGCGCAGGCCTGTGTCCCGGCCACGCGGGCTCCCGCAGCCACGGCTGCCAGCTGGTTGGCCCAGTGTCCATCCACAGTCGCCAGGATGTGGTAGGCCAGCGTGTGGAAATGGATCCTGCTGAGGTCTGAGgctctgctttcacttttcccatGTTCCTTCAAGATCCAGAAGAGGATGTCGCTGACCACACCCACGTCAGGAACACCattccaggaagaaagagaagagtgaggtCCAGATGCCGACTGGCTGAGAAATAACAGCTCCTGTTCATTCAGTCCCAGGGAAGTCACGGCAGGAAAGACCTGCTAACAGAAACAAAATGGGGGTCTCTTTCTGATGGACACCTAGCTCCTAACTCTCCTAGGACGTGGCCAGTGACGGAAGGCAGGGccatctttcttccttcccagagGACTCCCTGCTCCTGAGGTCACCAAGTGACGGACCGAGGTCCCTGTCCTGGCTCTTAACCTCTATCCCCACTTGCAGTATCAAGCGCAGTCACGCTGTATTAGAACCAGCCTCCGGGCACACACTGAGGACAAAGCAGTGTGCCCAGCCTCTGCTCTGGCACGGGCAGCAGGGCCTCTCACCACTGCCGGGGCCCGACTCAGCTCCCGAACACCAGCAGGTGTTACACCTGCACAGTGGAGAAGAGCCCaccccttggccagggttgcgaGGAGAGTGCCCCGTGTCAGATTTAAGTTTTTTGAGCAGGTGTGGGTTAGGAAGACCGTTACGCGATAATAACACTCTGGAAAACAGCACCTAACAGGAGCCAGGTCTCCACCTTGAGGGGAACCACGATGTCCACCTCACTGTCTGTCTTACTTAGCACTTCCTTTCTCAGAGTAGGGACCTGCAGAAAGTGAGTGTCGTTGCAGAGAGAGGAGccctgtgtgtgtttatataaaaaTCAGGGGTGCTAATGTAACAGCACTTCCATTTGCCACATGGTCTATGTCAGATGCCAAGCTAATGGCTCTATTTCACTCACTTCTTGCTGTAACACTCTGAAGGAAGGAGGGGTTGCCTCCATCTTACAGATAAGGGGACAGAGGCTTAGAAAGGTTAGGTAGATAGCAatgtagaaaatgaaacaaacatggctttttaaagaagtgaaaaaataacctcaagaagagaaatacatgaataaaaatcATACTGAAAAGCACCAGGCATGAACCctgatgtaaactatggactctaCATGACGATGACTTAGTGTTGGTTCACTGACTGTGACAAATGTGCCATCTGCGGACGGGGGAGGCtgtggctgggggcggggggtgcaaGAGCTATGTGGGAACCTACATCCTGCTCACTTCTGCTGTGAGCCTAAAACTGCCCTAAGCACCTTTCACATGTCAGACGGGTAAGAAAGCACATTTACAAATCACGTTTCAGCGGCAAAGATATGAGGAGAAGAGCACTGTAAAGAATTCTAGTAGAAGTAAACCTGTGCTGTGCTCATGGATGCCAGCTTTGCAGGATCAAACTGACAAATGCTTTCTATGCCCCAATCTAGCAGTTCAACTTCTGAGAACGTATCATCCACAGGTACCTGGTCATGGGTCAAGTTAAACTCATGTAAAAggttattcactgcagcactgtagGAGCAGAAAAGGGCGGTGAGCCCAACACTCGGCTCTGGCTGGCATTAAAAACCCTGTGGGCACCACCGCTGCTTCTACCCACGTGGCAGTGGGGAGGCTGATGACTCTTCATGTAATGACAGAGAAAACATCTCCAAAATGCATCCAGTGGAAAAAAGCAAAGTGTACAACAGTCTACGCAGTGTGCTGTGCTATCTTTTGGGATAAAGAGGGATGAAATAATAAGGCTGTATTCCCTATTTGCTTACATATGGACACAATGACTCTGGAGGGATGAGACAAAACTCTTAAGGAGGTTACTAACAGTGGGTACaagggcaggaggaagggagattTCATTGtgcatcttttaatattttgttaattttgaacCATATGTTACACATGAAAGATGTTAAAAAACAAGAGGTTAACTAACCTGCCTAAGTTCACAGAGCTAGAGAGTGGCAGGCAAAGCTGGCATTCCAATCCTGGTTTTCAAAATCTTGTGCTCTCAAACATCCCACTCTTGGACTTATCTGATCATTGTTACTGTTCAAAGGCCGAACACCTGGGGGCCTGATGGCGAGGGAGTGTAGCATCCCCCAAATTTCctttctctgagcttcctgaaGTTCAGCTGAAAGCACTGGGGTTGGGTTTTTGGTTTTCTCCTTTGGGTTCCACTGCAAAAGGCATTCACTTCCAACCTCCACATGCTGGAAGGAAAAAGACACACTACGAACCCGCTGGTAACACGCCTGTGAATCAGTAACTCCGCCAacatcagactgattatgttctttgcagccaaagatggagaagctctatacagtcagcaaaaacaagaccgggagctgaccatggcttagatcatgaactaattgcaaaattcagacttaaattgaagaaagtaggcaaaaccaccagaccattcaggtatgacctaaatcaaattccttatgattatacagtggaagtgacaaatagattcaagggattagatctgatagattgcctgaagaactatggacagagaggttcatgacattgtacaggaggctgtgatcaagaccactcccaagaaaaagaaatgcagaaaggcaaaatggttgtctgaggaggccttacaaatagctgtgaaaagaagagaagtgaaaggcaaagaaaaggaaaggtatatccATCTGAagacagagttccaaagaatagcaaggagagataagaaaaccttcttaagtaatcaatgcaaagaaatagaggaaaacaatacaacgggaaagactagagatctcttcaagaaaatttgaaataccaaaggaacatttcatgcaaaggtaggcacaataaaggacagaaacagtatggacttaacagaaacagaagatattaagaggtgacaagaatacacagaagaactgtacaaaaaacatgtTAAggacccagataaacatgatggtgtgatcactcacctagagccagacatcctggaatgtgaagtcaaatgggtcttagggagcatcactacacacaaagctagtggaggtgatggaattccagctgacctatttcaaatcctaaaagatgatgctgtgaaagtgctgcactcaatatgccagcagatttggaaaactcagcagtggccacaggactggaaaaggtcggttttcattctagttccaaagaaaggcaatgccaaagaatgttcaaactactgcacaaatgcactcatctcacacgctagcaaagtaatgctcaaaattttccaagcgaggcttcaacagtatgtgaaccaagaacttccagttgttaaagttggatttagaaaaggcagaggaaccagagatcaaattgccaacatccattagatcatagaaaaagcaagagagttccagaaaagcatctacttctgctttattgaccacgccaaagcctttgagtgtgtggatcacagtaaactggaaaattcttaaagagatgggaatacaagactaccttacctgcctcatgagaaatctgtatgcagatcaagaagcaacagttagaaccagatatggaacaacagactggttccaaattgggaaagaagcacgtcaaggctgtatattgtcactctgcttatttaactctgcttatttaacttctgcttatttaacttctatttaacttcatgagaaatgctgggctggatgaggcacaagctgggatcaagatttccaggagaaatatcaataacctcagatatgcagatgacaccacccttatggcagaaaacaaagaggaacttaagagcttcttgatgaaggtgaaagaggagagtgaaaaagctggcttaaaactcaacattcaaaaaactaagatcatggcatctggtcccatcactttatggcaaatagatggggaaacaatgaaaacagtgacagactttgttttcttgggctccaaaatcactgcagatggtgactgcagccatgaaattaaaagatgcttgctccttggaagaaaagctatgacctacctggacagcatattaaaaagcagaataacattactttgccaacaaaggtctgtctagtcaaagctatggtttttccagtagtcatgtatggatgtgggagttggaccataaagaaagctgagcgctaaagaattgatggttttgaactgtggtgttggagaagactcttcagagtcccttggactgcaagatcaaaccagtcaatccttaaggaaatccatcctgaatactcactgtaaggattgatgctgaagctccaatactttggccacctgatgtgaagaaatgactccttggaaaagaccctgatgctgagaaagactgaaggcaggaggagaaggggacgacataggatgagatggttggatggcatcaccgactcaatggacatgagtctgagcaaactctgggagttggtgatggacagggaagcctggtgtgctgcagtccatggggtagcagagagtcagacatgactttttaGTTTAGTTGGCTAAACTGAACTAAACGAACCCATCAGTAACTCTGCCGTCTTCCTAACTCAGCAGGAGATGCTGCTCCAAGGCAGTCCTGGCTCCTGACTTGGAGCTCGTGGACCAGGTCGGGGTGAGATGACACCCACGGCACCTGAGCCCCGAGTGTGGCCGGTGGGTTACCTGGTGCACGATGTTGCTCATGAGCTCCTTGTTGGTCATGCTGGCCAGCTCCAGGTGAACTGGAACACCCGTAGGGATGTCAGAAAGGGAGGTCACGACCTGCAGAGACAAGAGGGGACCACTGCCATCAGAAACAAGGAGTCAGGCAAGAGGGAAGGATGGGTCCAAGAGGCAGTGCCATCCTCATGAGAGCTCCTGGCTATGTGGGCGACCACAGTCTCTCTGGATAAGGGAGGCTTTGCCCCACAGGGACAGCTAGGTTCTGCTGGGAGGCACTGGGGTTAAGGACTTGGAATGCACCAGGAATCCCCCCTAAACGTTCACATAGCCAGCTTCTTCCTAGTGACCTAAACTGAGCAATCGGCTTCAACTGCTGTGTGAATCTGCAACACAGCTGATGTGAATGAGATGATACAGAAAACGTGAAGGACACAGACCAGAAACACTGCAGCCATGTTTGGTTCAGCACAGGAAGCAGAGGCTCGGGCAAGATGATGTTCTGACCTGTCCTACTCAAGCTGCCGCCTGCGCCTGAAAGAACACCGTGAGGCGCCTCGCTGCAGTGGGAGGCAGGCTTCTTGGCTACCACGACCCATCCCGGGAGGCTGGGACCTAGGGCAAGGCAGTGCAGGCTGCAGAGGCCGAGAGAGGCGGGAATCTGAAGGAAAACATGAGCTGCAATCTGTGAAATTCTCAAACAGTGCCACCATTACCTCCAAGAGCCTCTTCCTCTGGAACTCCTTGCTCTGTCCCTCCATCATGTGCAATCCAGAGAGGACCACCAGGTCTGGCTGAAACTCCTCCAGGCTAGATACAAAGACCTCCAGCATATTCATGGCCCCGTTGGAGAGGTCGTGGGAGAAGATGAACCGGTTGGCATGGGGAGCTTTTAACTCGTCCCACTCCTCCCCTAGAAAAGCCCAGTCAACACaatgggaagaaaaggaagaggctttGAGTCTCCGAGATGTGTGGGGAAGGCAGGGCCTCACTGGAGCCTTGGCTTGGGGCAGGCAGGCTTCTGGTTGAGTGAATCCCAGCTGCCACAGCCCAAGGGGAGCATGGCCGTGGCCAGGACGGGGGTCGGCAATGAACCAGAAACCCCAACCCCTCAAAAACACAGTATGGGTGCTAGTGCTATGTGCCTCTATCAAGGGCTGGCAGGGTCACGCCCCTCGAGTCTCGGCAAAGGTCTCCTGTCCCCTCAGTTCTCATACCCAGGAGCCCGTGTCCCTCCCCACACAGATCATGACTCCCAAACACCAGTGTGCAGTATACCGTGTGGGCCCTGAATGCAGGACAGGCTGCCTTTCCTGAAGCAACTTCCACCTCTCAGGAGCACCCTAGCATCTGTTATTTCATTGGGACCTAAGGAGGCTGGAATTCCAAGAGCCAGGCTGACCACACCCGCCCCCCAGCCTTGCTGCCCACTGGTGATTTCTGGGCATTTGATCTGGAAGCTAAGAGTAAATGACTGCTCTAGCCTCCTGTGAGCAAGCTGCTGTGGAATAATGACTGTAACAAGGAATAAAGGCTCCGTTCACACGCTATTTCCTCCCTAAATGGTTGAGTGTAGCTGGCAGCCCCCGTGTAGATCCCGATGTGCAGTCAGGTGGTGAAGTGCCAGTTAagacatcccccccccccccgccccgccccgccaatACACACAGCTGCCAAGCCCTCGAGGGGAGGGTACTAGTGCCTGAGTCCTCAGGGAGGGGGCAGTGTGGGGGCAAGAGGCTTTTCCAAGCTCATTCTGCGCCATACCATGCGGGTCCCACACTCCTCAAAGTCTTGAAAATCTCAAAACTCAGCCTAAGGGCTGCCTAGGCAATTCCTTAGAGGCCAGGGCCCCCTGAGCACCAGGGGGAAGCAGTCACCCCCAGCCTGGGGTGCTGCCAGAAACTGGCATGATTTATGACCTGGGTTTacacagctttccttccatgtGAAGCATCTGTTCCATTTACAAAATTGAAGTCCATGTGATGGAACCTAGTTTTTCATTGGTTTCCTCATTTACTGGCTCTTCCTTCAGAAAGTTTTTCCCCAAGGCAGACTAACCCTGGAGGAGAATCTGCATGCTGCAGGCTGATCTGTCCCCTAGGTCAGCaccccatttccttccttcctctactgggcctcttgtttttttttttggggggggggggagtggcagCCACCCTCCCCTTGCTCTGAGTTCAGCTTTACTGAATCCATTCCtctgaaaaacattttatatgtgGGACATGTGTACAAAAATCGatgaaagcaggaaagaaaacatCACCAATTTCCTAAAACCTGATGTAATGGTTGTATTTGTTAAAACACCACATTCCTTTTTTAACTCCTAACCCATATCTTATTATTTGTCCAAAGAAAATGCCCCATGGTGATCCACAGAGCTGACGGCAGCAGCCCCCTCTGCTTCATCTCTGAcgacccaatgcaggggggcctcaCTGAACTGTCGACCTCTGAGCAGACACAATTTCGGTACCTTCTTCCCTGGGCCACCGCTGTATTAGAGGACTTGGCATGTGACTGTGCAATCA of the Muntiacus reevesi chromosome 7, mMunRee1.1, whole genome shotgun sequence genome contains:
- the ADPGK gene encoding ADP-dependent glucokinase isoform X1; this translates as MALWRGSAYAGFLALAVGCVFLLEPQLPGSALRSLWSSLQLGPAPAPPGAGSPEGRLAAAWDALIVRPARRWRRVAVGVNACVDVVLSGVKLLRALGLSPGNGKDHSELRSRNDLEEAFVHFMGKGAAAERFFSDKETFHDIAQIASEFPEAQHYVGGNAALIGQKFAANSDLKVLLCGPVGPKLHELLDDNVFVPPESLQEVDEFHLILEYQAGEEWDELKAPHANRFIFSHDLSNGAMNMLEVFVSSLEEFQPDLVVLSGLHMMEGQSKEFQRKRLLEVVTSLSDIPTGVPVHLELASMTNKELMSNIVHQQVFPAVTSLGLNEQELLFLSQSASGPHSSLSSWNGVPDVGVVSDILFWILKEHGKSESRASDLSRIHFHTLAYHILATVDGHWANQLAAVAAGARVAGTQACATETIDTRRVSLKAPHEFMTSRLEAGSRVVLNPSEPVVAWHREGVSFHFTPVLVCKDPVRTVGLGDAISAEGLFYSEVHPHL
- the ADPGK gene encoding ADP-dependent glucokinase isoform X2 — translated: MALWRGSAYAGFLALAVGCVFLLEPQLPGSALRSLWSSLQLGPAPAPPGAGSPEGRLAAAWDALIVRPARRWRRVAVGVNACVDVVLSGVKLLRALGLSPGNGKDHSELRSRNDLEEAFVHFMGKGAAAERFFSDKETFHDIAQIASEFPEAQHYVGGNAALIGQKFAANSDLKVLLCGPVGPKLHELLDDNVFVPPESLQEVDEFHLILEYQAGEEWDELKAPHANRFIFSHDLSNGAMNMLEVFVSSLEEFQPDLVVLSGLHMMEGQSKEFQRKRLLEVVTSLSDIPTGVPVHLELASMTNKELMSNIVHQVFPAVTSLGLNEQELLFLSQSASGPHSSLSSWNGVPDVGVVSDILFWILKEHGKSESRASDLSRIHFHTLAYHILATVDGHWANQLAAVAAGARVAGTQACATETIDTRRVSLKAPHEFMTSRLEAGSRVVLNPSEPVVAWHREGVSFHFTPVLVCKDPVRTVGLGDAISAEGLFYSEVHPHL